From Variimorphobacter saccharofermentans, one genomic window encodes:
- a CDS encoding carbohydrate ABC transporter permease, translating into MDKNNTTITVKDERKQRGIIKWLRSGKGQKTLIIITFMTVPLLLLFVFTYLPFLKMFEFSLYNMKYIGPREYVGFKNYTEILKDKEVLNSLKLSIYYLIGSFVQLAIALYFATMLSFKTKAGSVFKGAIFFPYLVSGIAVGFIFKFFYTRGFVLDTVLTWIGFDLDNLPYWLRDKNINNISLVATSLWRYVGQNMVLFIGAIMSVDKELYESSSLDGANRWHQFRYIILPSIQTIVVLNLILSITGSLSAFEPPFVITQGTRGTATYFLVMHNLAHSNLQKVGKASAMALILFGIIVLVTIGQKVLFNYLFSDANADVSRKTTRMLKKYNKEGR; encoded by the coding sequence ATGGATAAAAATAACACCACGATTACTGTTAAAGATGAAAGAAAGCAGCGGGGCATTATAAAATGGTTGAGAAGTGGTAAGGGTCAGAAGACTTTGATTATAATAACCTTTATGACGGTTCCGTTATTATTACTGTTTGTATTCACCTATTTGCCTTTCTTAAAGATGTTTGAGTTTAGCTTATACAATATGAAATATATCGGACCACGTGAATATGTGGGATTTAAAAACTATACAGAAATTTTGAAGGATAAAGAGGTTCTTAATTCGCTTAAATTAAGTATTTACTATTTAATCGGCTCCTTTGTACAGCTTGCGATCGCGCTTTATTTTGCAACGATGTTAAGCTTTAAGACAAAAGCGGGAAGTGTATTTAAGGGAGCAATCTTCTTTCCGTACCTCGTGAGTGGTATTGCTGTTGGCTTTATTTTTAAATTCTTTTATACAAGAGGATTTGTGTTGGATACGGTTCTGACATGGATAGGGTTTGATTTAGACAACTTACCTTACTGGTTGAGAGATAAAAATATTAATAATATATCGCTGGTTGCTACTTCTTTGTGGAGATATGTCGGACAGAATATGGTTCTATTCATTGGTGCCATTATGTCAGTCGACAAGGAGCTATATGAATCGTCTTCTCTGGATGGAGCGAACCGTTGGCATCAATTCCGTTATATTATTCTTCCAAGTATTCAGACAATCGTAGTATTGAATTTGATCTTATCTATTACCGGTTCCTTAAGCGCTTTCGAGCCACCCTTTGTTATTACACAGGGTACAAGAGGAACAGCTACCTATTTCCTTGTAATGCACAATCTGGCACATAGTAATCTTCAAAAGGTGGGGAAAGCATCAGCCATGGCATTGATTTTATTTGGGATTATTGTTCTGGTAACCATTGGACAGAAGGTACTTTTCAACTATCTATTTAGTGATGCCAATGCGGATGTCTCAAGAAAAACCACCAGGATGCTGAAAAAATATAATAAGGAGGGAAGATAA
- the rpsR gene encoding 30S ribosomal protein S18, with product MPFNKKEDRGDSPMKRKTFGRRRKKVCVFCADKNHTGIDYKDINKLKRYVSERGKILPRRITGNCAKHQRALTVAVKRARHIALMPYTMD from the coding sequence ATGCCATTCAACAAAAAAGAAGATAGAGGCGATTCTCCGATGAAGAGAAAAACCTTCGGACGCAGAAGAAAGAAAGTATGCGTTTTCTGTGCGGATAAGAACCACACAGGAATTGATTATAAGGATATTAATAAATTAAAGAGATATGTATCTGAAAGAGGTAAAATTCTTCCTAGAAGAATAACCGGTAACTGTGCTAAGCACCAGAGAGCTTTAACAGTAGCTGTTAAGCGCGCAAGACACATCGCTTTAATGCCATACACAATGGATTAA
- a CDS encoding methyl-accepting chemotaxis protein, whose protein sequence is MGKKNNGIGEDRKEKMNQDQNSQKQLQKSERINKILLKNIGKQEEEDARNNFWNRFRGIRFKLIIGFAIPVILIAIFGMVSYKKSSSAIIETYEKTTTDTLNAVSDYIELSLNQVSEKAVELLHNEHFESYYENDKKLGISENTKLSTEIKEEAVLLKSASNSISAVHIFSEKRNSISTSNSAPKDSFTLFQESEVGKTLSASTAKSIWIGEHPEVDEMFKDRIAPYAIAVVQKMSKANGYIVLDVSTEYILNSISGIDLGDGSIVGFITADGKETIANTEEISVFTPLSYYTKSVESGEAFGKSYEKYQDEEYLYLYNQVGNTGAYVCALIPRDTIIEKASDIAKLNIGFIIFACASAIAVGTLIAGGIAGAITKLVHSISKAAKGDLTTTFDTKRKDEFLVLSKSLTDMMSGMRSLIGNVTEIGLKFATSANAVSDTSSDFLEATKGISYAIEEIEKGVVQQAEDTEKCLLEMSNLSDKIGKVYDSTYEIEKIAGDAKAIVGEGMVIVDELNQKTNATNEITQVVIGEIEALELQSRSIADFVGIINEIAAQTNLLSLNASIEAARAGDAGRGFAVVADEIRKLADQTVTAAGQIQNIVSAIQLKTKGTVVSAKQAESIVGSQSEALSKTISVFESISSHVANLVNNLNNIASVIKGIEAAKEDTLDAISNISAVSQETATSSEEVSSTATNQIDAVEALSNSAYELAEEAKRLEASLQRFKIN, encoded by the coding sequence ATGGGAAAAAAGAATAATGGAATAGGGGAAGATAGAAAAGAAAAAATGAATCAGGATCAGAATTCGCAAAAGCAATTACAAAAGAGCGAGCGTATCAATAAAATCTTATTAAAAAATATAGGAAAGCAGGAAGAAGAGGACGCACGGAACAACTTCTGGAATAGATTTAGAGGAATTCGGTTTAAGTTAATTATCGGCTTTGCGATACCCGTGATTTTGATTGCGATTTTTGGTATGGTTTCTTATAAGAAGTCATCCTCGGCCATAATCGAAACCTATGAAAAGACAACAACCGATACACTAAATGCAGTATCCGACTATATTGAATTGAGTCTGAATCAGGTCTCAGAAAAAGCGGTAGAATTATTACATAATGAGCATTTTGAGAGCTACTATGAGAATGATAAAAAGCTGGGAATAAGTGAGAATACCAAATTAAGTACGGAGATAAAAGAAGAGGCAGTTCTGTTAAAAAGTGCAAGCAACTCCATTTCAGCAGTTCATATTTTTTCAGAAAAAAGAAACTCCATATCCACCTCGAATAGTGCACCGAAAGATAGCTTTACATTGTTTCAGGAATCGGAAGTCGGTAAAACATTATCAGCATCTACAGCTAAATCCATATGGATTGGTGAGCACCCCGAAGTGGATGAAATGTTCAAGGATAGAATTGCTCCATATGCTATAGCTGTTGTACAGAAAATGAGTAAAGCCAATGGATATATTGTGTTGGACGTATCTACGGAATATATACTCAACAGCATATCCGGTATTGATCTGGGTGATGGAAGCATTGTAGGCTTTATTACTGCCGATGGTAAGGAAACCATTGCCAATACAGAGGAAATTTCTGTGTTCACCCCATTGTCCTACTATACAAAGTCTGTGGAGAGTGGAGAGGCCTTCGGGAAATCCTATGAGAAATATCAGGATGAGGAATATCTGTATCTGTACAATCAGGTTGGAAATACCGGTGCTTATGTGTGTGCCCTCATACCAAGGGATACCATTATTGAAAAGGCATCCGATATTGCCAAACTGAATATCGGTTTTATCATATTTGCATGTGCATCTGCAATTGCTGTCGGAACTCTAATAGCAGGAGGTATCGCCGGTGCGATTACAAAATTAGTGCATTCCATTAGTAAGGCGGCAAAAGGAGACCTTACTACCACCTTTGATACAAAACGTAAGGATGAATTCCTGGTTTTATCCAAATCGTTAACGGACATGATGTCAGGTATGCGTTCTTTAATTGGTAATGTTACTGAGATAGGACTTAAATTTGCCACCTCAGCCAACGCGGTCTCCGATACATCCTCGGATTTCCTGGAAGCAACCAAGGGCATATCCTATGCGATCGAGGAAATCGAAAAAGGAGTCGTGCAACAGGCAGAGGATACAGAAAAGTGCCTGCTTGAGATGTCCAACCTTTCCGACAAGATAGGCAAGGTTTATGATAGCACCTATGAAATTGAGAAAATAGCCGGGGATGCGAAAGCTATCGTGGGCGAAGGAATGGTTATTGTTGATGAGCTGAATCAGAAAACGAATGCCACTAATGAGATTACACAAGTAGTGATTGGAGAAATTGAAGCCCTGGAGCTCCAGTCAAGAAGCATTGCTGATTTTGTAGGTATCATCAATGAAATCGCTGCACAGACCAATTTATTATCCTTAAATGCCTCCATTGAGGCGGCAAGAGCAGGTGACGCTGGACGTGGCTTTGCAGTTGTGGCGGATGAAATACGAAAGCTTGCGGATCAAACCGTTACAGCAGCCGGACAAATTCAAAATATCGTTTCAGCAATTCAGCTAAAAACCAAGGGAACGGTTGTATCGGCTAAGCAGGCAGAGAGTATTGTGGGATCGCAGAGTGAAGCACTAAGTAAGACCATATCAGTATTTGAAAGTATCAGTAGCCATGTAGCGAACCTGGTGAATAACCTTAACAATATAGCGTCTGTAATTAAAGGGATTGAAGCAGCGAAAGAAGATACTCTTGATGCCATCAGCAATATTTCTGCAGTGTCGCAGGAAACAGCCACCTCATCCGAGGAGGTTAGCAGCACCGCCACCAATCAGATAGACGCGGTAGAGGCTTTAAGTAATTCTGCTTATGAACTGGCTGAGGAAGCGAAGAGACTGGAAGCATCTTTGCAAAGATTTAAAATAAACTAA
- a CDS encoding zinc metalloprotease has product MPDLTDIELIERETYYIVCNQSHFYKVGKNEGSILVRLKNGVCINEVSQQLGLSINELLNLLKSFEDRGMIQPQEDLHLLYFRFPLLSPDHILGRLANTIRRNKTFFCFLLFIANYVITLGITMLILSHREIFKYNIFQLNIYEIIYSMLILFITLGIRELCHGLAYKYFGGYVGKLGILFVFFLPVIYCDIRGNRTQMTKVQKAITAFAGIYCNTILLSISSILFFIGIRSSYLIILLYINLITICVNLIPFIPFDGYHVLDTVFGIPDLYKKSFIGVSNVFRHCSREEKIIGFYGIANWIFIIVSLYVGVVSISGILTKI; this is encoded by the coding sequence ATGCCGGATCTAACTGACATAGAGCTAATTGAAAGAGAAACCTACTATATTGTCTGCAATCAATCTCACTTTTATAAGGTTGGTAAGAATGAGGGATCGATACTTGTCAGGTTAAAAAACGGAGTTTGCATAAATGAAGTATCTCAACAATTAGGACTATCCATAAACGAATTACTAAATCTGTTAAAAAGCTTTGAAGATCGAGGAATGATCCAGCCACAAGAGGATTTGCACTTATTGTATTTCCGTTTTCCTCTGTTATCACCGGATCATATTCTTGGAAGATTAGCTAATACGATAAGAAGAAACAAAACATTTTTCTGCTTTTTACTTTTTATAGCGAATTATGTAATTACACTTGGTATCACCATGTTAATTCTTAGCCATAGAGAAATCTTCAAATATAATATTTTTCAATTGAATATATATGAGATTATTTACTCCATGTTGATATTATTTATTACATTGGGTATACGTGAGCTTTGCCATGGTCTTGCATATAAATATTTTGGTGGTTATGTAGGTAAGCTGGGTATCTTATTCGTCTTTTTCCTACCGGTGATATATTGTGATATCCGCGGAAACAGAACCCAAATGACTAAAGTTCAGAAAGCAATCACTGCGTTTGCCGGTATCTATTGCAATACGATACTTTTATCAATCAGTAGCATCTTATTTTTTATTGGTATACGATCCTCCTATTTGATCATATTGCTTTATATTAACCTGATTACTATTTGCGTAAATTTAATACCGTTTATACCCTTTGACGGCTACCATGTACTAGATACCGTATTCGGAATACCTGATTTATATAAGAAATCGTTTATAGGTGTCTCCAATGTATTTCGGCATTGCAGCCGAGAGGAGAAGATAATAGGTTTCTACGGTATTGCAAATTGGATATTTATCATCGTCTCTTTATATGTGGGGGTAGTCTCTATCTCCGGAATACTCACTAAGATTTAG
- a CDS encoding single-stranded DNA-binding protein, whose translation MNKAILMGRLTRDPEVRYSQGENSTAVARFTLAVDRRFKRAGDTQDADFIGCVAFGKQAEFVEKYFRQGMKMVAVGRIQTGSYTNKDGIKVYTTDVVAEEIEFAESKGASGGDTGYQNNREFKPEPSSAMGDGFMNIPDGIDEELPFN comes from the coding sequence ATGAATAAAGCTATATTAATGGGCCGTTTAACCAGAGATCCTGAGGTAAGATATTCCCAGGGTGAGAACTCTACAGCAGTTGCCAGATTTACACTGGCAGTAGATCGTAGGTTTAAAAGAGCCGGCGATACACAGGATGCAGATTTTATCGGTTGCGTTGCTTTTGGAAAGCAGGCAGAATTTGTAGAGAAGTATTTCAGACAAGGTATGAAGATGGTTGCTGTCGGCAGAATTCAGACAGGCAGCTATACCAATAAAGACGGCATTAAGGTTTACACGACCGACGTAGTAGCAGAAGAAATAGAATTTGCTGAAAGCAAAGGTGCCAGTGGTGGTGATACGGGTTATCAGAATAACCGCGAATTCAAACCGGAACCCAGCTCAGCAATGGGGGATGGCTTTATGAACATCCCGGACGGTATTGACGAAGAATTACCATTTAATTAA
- a CDS encoding substrate-binding domain-containing protein, with product MKRKRLIIDITVITLMFFLFIIWHQNSMKEKAMVFSNNIAHNKVYLITTDKEYQYWDIVNKGASDMATLVGIKYVWDAPDERNAMKQIEIINKAVETGADAILIAADDPRLISGAVEDAKARGVKIIYVDSPAYEEAITTLATDNYEAGVRAAETLLSIFESRGIEGGSVGIISLPQKANVELRERGFRNTMASDPRFQVLDSTIVPSGTPEDAKTATIELMETNDELVAIFGTNEGASEGLGYANKEKQNQYIAIGFDETTAMMKLLRNGSLDAIVVQNPYTMGYLGMAQAIAAILGKNTGPEYLNTGVKVMTIQ from the coding sequence ATGAAACGGAAAAGATTAATAATAGATATTACAGTGATTACACTTATGTTTTTTCTTTTTATCATTTGGCATCAAAATTCCATGAAAGAGAAAGCAATGGTTTTTTCTAATAATATTGCACATAACAAGGTTTACTTAATTACAACGGATAAGGAATATCAGTATTGGGATATCGTTAATAAAGGTGCGTCGGATATGGCGACACTGGTTGGGATAAAATACGTCTGGGATGCTCCGGACGAAAGAAATGCGATGAAACAAATAGAAATAATTAATAAGGCGGTGGAGACTGGCGCTGATGCAATTTTGATCGCTGCGGATGACCCGAGACTAATATCCGGAGCAGTGGAGGATGCAAAGGCAAGAGGTGTCAAGATTATTTATGTAGATTCACCGGCATATGAAGAAGCAATCACCACGTTAGCGACCGATAACTATGAAGCTGGAGTTCGTGCCGCTGAGACATTGCTATCAATTTTTGAAAGCAGAGGAATTGAAGGAGGCTCCGTTGGGATTATCAGTTTACCACAGAAAGCAAATGTAGAGCTCCGTGAAAGAGGGTTTCGGAATACGATGGCAAGTGATCCCAGGTTCCAGGTTCTGGACTCTACTATTGTACCCAGTGGTACTCCGGAGGATGCGAAGACAGCAACCATTGAACTGATGGAAACGAATGACGAGCTGGTAGCCATATTTGGAACGAATGAAGGTGCCAGCGAAGGTTTGGGTTATGCCAATAAGGAAAAGCAAAATCAATATATTGCTATTGGTTTTGATGAAACCACCGCTATGATGAAATTACTTCGTAATGGGAGTCTGGATGCAATTGTGGTTCAAAATCCGTATACCATGGGATATCTCGGTATGGCTCAGGCAATCGCGGCAATTCTGGGAAAGAATACAGGACCGGAATATCTTAATACCGGTGTAAAGGTAATGACAATTCAATAG
- a CDS encoding inorganic diphosphatase, which translates to MNNIWHDINPERIKSQDFIAVVEISKGSKKKYELDKETGFIILDRILYTSTHYPANYGFIPRTYGDDKDPLDVLVLCSEPIEPLSLVRCYPIGAMKMIDNGMGDEKIIAIPYNDPSYNMYTNICELPQHIFNEMRHFFSVYKELEGKQTAVNELGGPDEAIAIIEHCLKNYEEKFGKVEKEN; encoded by the coding sequence ATGAATAATATTTGGCATGATATCAATCCGGAGAGGATAAAATCTCAGGACTTTATAGCAGTTGTAGAAATCTCTAAGGGAAGTAAAAAGAAATATGAGCTGGATAAGGAAACAGGATTTATTATTTTGGATCGAATCCTATATACTTCAACACACTATCCCGCTAATTATGGATTTATTCCTCGTACCTATGGAGATGATAAGGATCCCCTTGATGTCCTGGTTCTATGTTCTGAACCAATTGAACCGTTATCGTTGGTTCGGTGCTATCCGATTGGTGCAATGAAAATGATAGACAATGGCATGGGTGATGAGAAGATTATTGCAATTCCTTATAACGACCCCTCTTATAATATGTACACGAATATCTGTGAGTTGCCTCAGCACATTTTTAATGAAATGAGACACTTTTTCAGTGTATATAAGGAACTGGAGGGTAAGCAAACTGCAGTCAATGAGCTGGGAGGCCCTGATGAGGCAATTGCCATCATAGAACATTGTCTTAAGAATTATGAAGAGAAGTTTGGTAAGGTCGAAAAAGAGAATTAA
- a CDS encoding STM3941 family protein: MGDIIIEETNYKAFILAVANLFMLIAACAVTVYGFMVHKLRFWLPGILLAFIFFIGFLRGVALAAQEKRLLTITTDGIIDSSSRGGVGFIPFDVIKEFKIITLYNKQAIVIVPKNVDSFLSKLTMVKRKIVKRNIHLNLPPVAIYVDTAKDMEPEDILSLLMKRLSDYSRLYG, translated from the coding sequence TTGGGTGATATTATAATAGAGGAAACGAATTATAAAGCATTCATTTTGGCGGTTGCGAATTTGTTCATGCTGATAGCCGCCTGTGCTGTGACGGTTTATGGATTTATGGTACATAAGCTTCGTTTCTGGTTACCCGGAATCCTGCTTGCATTTATATTTTTCATAGGCTTTCTTCGGGGTGTTGCCCTGGCAGCGCAGGAGAAGAGACTGCTGACAATAACCACGGATGGGATTATTGACAGCTCATCCAGAGGTGGTGTGGGCTTCATTCCCTTTGATGTGATAAAGGAGTTTAAAATTATTACATTATATAACAAGCAGGCAATTGTGATTGTTCCGAAGAACGTGGACAGCTTTTTATCCAAGCTCACTATGGTGAAGCGAAAAATAGTAAAGCGCAATATTCACCTGAATCTGCCCCCGGTTGCCATCTATGTAGATACGGCAAAGGATATGGAACCAGAAGATATTCTTTCCCTATTAATGAAGAGGCTGTCCGATTACAGCAGGTTATATGGTTGA
- a CDS encoding carbohydrate ABC transporter permease: MTFGKRLLKIIGTIIKYGSLLLASLIAILPMVTAFVTSFKSEEEYKKTNVMTLPESWTYFENYKIAWEKANMGTAFLNTFIILVFVLGGAIMFGTMLAYILSRFKFPGNGLVRNLFLFAALIPGIATQVTVYQIMYTLRLIDSLYGYIILMCGVDVISIYIFLQFFENIPVSLDESAIMDGATYFGVFFKILFPLLKPAIITVMILKGVGTYNEYYMANLYLQNKDKLVTVSTSLYTFTGPYGNQYNYITAGVIITIIPALIIFILGQKQIYSGLTQGAVKG, encoded by the coding sequence ATGACATTTGGAAAAAGACTACTGAAAATCATAGGCACAATTATCAAGTATGGTTCGCTGCTGCTTGCCTCCTTAATTGCCATTCTGCCTATGGTAACAGCATTTGTTACATCATTCAAGTCAGAAGAAGAATATAAGAAAACCAATGTCATGACATTACCGGAAAGCTGGACTTATTTTGAAAATTATAAGATAGCATGGGAAAAGGCCAATATGGGTACCGCTTTTTTAAATACCTTTATTATTCTTGTCTTTGTACTAGGCGGTGCAATTATGTTTGGAACCATGCTGGCATATATTTTAAGCAGATTTAAGTTCCCGGGCAATGGTCTGGTCCGTAATTTATTTCTGTTTGCTGCTCTGATACCGGGCATTGCAACTCAGGTAACCGTCTATCAGATCATGTATACATTAAGACTGATTGATTCCCTGTACGGATATATCATACTTATGTGTGGAGTGGATGTAATATCAATATACATATTCCTGCAGTTCTTTGAAAATATACCGGTGTCCTTAGATGAGTCAGCAATTATGGATGGTGCCACCTACTTTGGCGTGTTCTTTAAGATCTTATTTCCGTTATTAAAGCCTGCCATCATAACGGTTATGATTCTAAAGGGAGTGGGAACGTATAATGAGTATTATATGGCTAATCTGTATCTCCAGAATAAGGACAAACTAGTTACTGTATCCACTTCCTTATATACATTCACGGGGCCCTATGGTAATCAATATAACTATATTACAGCGGGTGTTATTATTACCATCATTCCTGCTCTAATTATATTTATCTTAGGACAAAAGCAGATATATAGCGGCCTGACTCAAGGCGCAGTTAAAGGGTGA
- a CDS encoding LacI family DNA-binding transcriptional regulator: MKKVTMKDIAQRLNVSTVTVSKALSDKDGVGSELRDKIRTVAVEMGYRFNSLAKSMKEGKSYNIGVIIAERYIKNDDDNAFYLKMYHNVVTALAEVNYYGIMEIVTTEAEKELFIPNIISDNKVDGIIIIGQMASDYLSVIKKSDMPLVFLDFYDEILDVDSVISDSFYGAYTLTNHIIDMGHKDIGFVGNIFATSSILDRYLGYYKAMITNDLSINESWIINDRSEDGAYIDFALPQHMPTAFVCNCDSVAYLFIRKLKKEGYKIPKDISVVGFDNYIYANLSSPKLTTVEVDMEAMAETAVKAVMRKIQGDDRSFGRKVISGKLVYRDSVHNRRK, from the coding sequence GTGAAAAAAGTGACGATGAAGGATATTGCACAAAGGCTGAACGTTAGCACCGTTACAGTGTCAAAGGCATTATCTGATAAGGATGGCGTTGGCTCGGAATTAAGAGATAAAATCCGCACAGTTGCTGTGGAAATGGGATACCGTTTTAACTCCCTGGCTAAGAGTATGAAGGAGGGAAAGAGCTATAATATTGGTGTGATTATAGCAGAACGTTATATCAAGAATGACGATGATAATGCATTTTACTTGAAAATGTATCACAATGTTGTTACTGCTTTGGCGGAAGTAAATTACTACGGGATTATGGAAATTGTAACAACGGAGGCGGAAAAGGAATTATTCATACCGAATATTATCTCGGATAATAAAGTGGATGGCATTATTATAATCGGCCAAATGGCTTCAGACTATTTGTCGGTTATTAAAAAAAGTGATATGCCTTTGGTGTTTCTTGATTTCTATGATGAAATTCTGGACGTGGATTCTGTCATCAGTGATAGCTTTTATGGAGCGTATACTCTGACAAACCATATCATTGATATGGGGCATAAGGACATTGGTTTTGTGGGAAATATTTTTGCGACAAGCAGTATTCTGGATCGCTATCTTGGGTATTATAAAGCTATGATTACGAATGATCTAAGCATTAATGAAAGCTGGATTATTAATGACCGTAGTGAAGATGGAGCGTATATCGACTTTGCTTTACCTCAGCACATGCCCACGGCATTTGTGTGTAACTGTGACTCCGTAGCATATCTGTTTATCCGTAAGCTTAAGAAAGAGGGATATAAGATTCCGAAGGATATTTCAGTAGTAGGATTCGATAATTATATATATGCGAACCTATCCTCGCCGAAATTAACAACAGTGGAAGTGGATATGGAAGCAATGGCTGAAACAGCAGTCAAAGCGGTCATGCGTAAAATACAAGGTGATGATCGAAGTTTTGGAAGAAAAGTTATCAGTGGTAAACTGGTGTATCGTGACTCTGTCCATAACAGAAGGAAATGA
- the rpsF gene encoding 30S ribosomal protein S6 → MNQYELALVVNAKIEDDARLATLEAVKDLVTRFGGSITNVDDWGKKRLAYEIQKMKEGYYYFIQFDADSTVPNEIEQRVRIMENVIRYLCIRKDA, encoded by the coding sequence ATGAATCAATATGAATTAGCCTTAGTTGTAAATGCAAAAATCGAGGATGACGCTAGATTAGCTACATTAGAAGCAGTGAAAGATCTTGTTACAAGATTCGGCGGCTCAATTACAAATGTAGATGACTGGGGAAAGAAAAGATTAGCTTATGAAATTCAGAAAATGAAAGAAGGCTACTACTATTTCATCCAATTCGATGCTGATTCTACAGTTCCAAACGAAATCGAGCAAAGAGTTCGTATTATGGAAAATGTAATCAGATATCTGTGCATTAGAAAAGATGCTTAA
- a CDS encoding ABC transporter substrate-binding protein, whose translation MKIKKLLSLLLVLTMVFSLAACGSKDAKDDTKSNEGTNNTATEAPKEETTEDEAPADITTAAFPTIDTLTLGEDFTHIKADLKFLTHRTDIVDTKLAGYVTEFQKMYPNVTITYEGITDYAQDATIRLTTGDWGDIMMIPTTTLKNELPGLFLSFGDYDKIGETYGFIDNFSFEGKVYGIPSTVNAQGVLYNKKVFADAGITTLPKTPDEFLDALQKIKDNTDAIPLYTNFAAGWTMGAWDAYIGGSATGDPDFMNVKLPHMKDPFANKGDGTGPYAVYNLLYEAVARGLIEDDPTTTDWESSKGMLNRGEIGTMVLGSWAVTQMKDAGDNPDDVGYMTFPITVNGKQYAAAGPDYCYGINVNASDDNKIASLLYVKFLTEQSNFAFSEGGIPVVKGAEYPDVYAAFEGVELVVDNPALAGEETFLNDVNTKSEVGINMENTHVQRVLEAAYDKSETMDEIVADWNAKWSAAQTELGIEVNQ comes from the coding sequence ATGAAAATTAAGAAATTGCTAAGTCTTTTACTAGTTCTTACAATGGTATTTTCTCTTGCTGCTTGCGGCTCAAAAGACGCAAAAGACGATACAAAGAGCAATGAGGGAACGAACAACACAGCTACAGAAGCACCTAAGGAGGAGACAACGGAAGATGAGGCTCCGGCAGATATTACAACTGCTGCATTTCCTACAATTGACACTTTAACACTTGGTGAAGATTTTACCCACATTAAAGCTGACTTAAAGTTCCTTACCCATAGAACGGATATCGTTGATACTAAGCTGGCTGGCTATGTAACAGAGTTCCAGAAGATGTATCCGAATGTAACCATTACATATGAAGGTATTACAGATTACGCACAGGATGCAACCATCAGATTAACAACAGGCGACTGGGGTGATATTATGATGATCCCCACCACCACATTAAAGAATGAGCTTCCAGGTCTTTTCCTAAGCTTTGGTGACTATGATAAAATTGGTGAAACCTATGGTTTCATTGATAATTTCTCCTTTGAAGGCAAAGTATATGGAATTCCTTCCACAGTAAATGCGCAGGGTGTTCTATACAATAAGAAGGTATTTGCTGATGCAGGCATCACCACATTACCAAAGACACCGGATGAGTTCCTGGATGCATTACAGAAGATTAAGGATAATACCGATGCAATCCCGCTATATACGAACTTTGCTGCTGGCTGGACAATGGGCGCGTGGGATGCATATATTGGTGGTTCAGCAACAGGAGACCCGGACTTTATGAACGTAAAATTACCTCATATGAAGGATCCATTTGCTAATAAAGGTGATGGAACAGGCCCTTATGCAGTGTATAATTTACTGTATGAAGCGGTAGCAAGAGGCTTAATTGAAGATGATCCTACAACCACTGACTGGGAAAGCAGTAAAGGTATGCTGAACAGAGGCGAAATCGGAACAATGGTACTCGGCTCATGGGCTGTAACACAGATGAAGGATGCAGGCGATAATCCGGATGATGTAGGATATATGACATTCCCGATTACAGTCAATGGAAAGCAATATGCAGCTGCAGGACCTGACTACTGCTATGGTATTAATGTAAATGCTTCTGATGATAATAAGATTGCATCTTTATTATATGTAAAATTCTTAACGGAACAGTCCAACTTTGCTTTTAGTGAAGGAGGTATTCCGGTTGTAAAGGGTGCAGAGTATCCTGATGTATATGCTGCATTTGAAGGAGTAGAACTGGTAGTAGATAACCCTGCTTTGGCTGGAGAAGAGACCTTCTTAAATGATGTTAACACAAAATCTGAAGTAGGTATCAATATGGAGAATACTCACGTTCAGAGAGTATTAGAGGCTGCTTATGACAAGTCAGAAACTATGGATGAGATCGTTGCAGATTGGAATGCAAAATGGTCAGCAGCTCAGACTGAATTAGGCATTGAAGTGAACCAATAA